The proteins below come from a single Stomoxys calcitrans chromosome 1, idStoCalc2.1, whole genome shotgun sequence genomic window:
- the LOC106092651 gene encoding uncharacterized protein LOC106092651, with translation MWSGNKPNVVKTENSQSLLNARANLIQRATAIKIRFKILRKTNKKFQTFFTDQWADICDLLGNEANKGNVFWDMFSVFILKNTNVNHSCPYEPQEIYTKDFILCNQVGDILPFPKGFYRSELTIFANSAKRCMIRVDGEKS, from the exons GTGGTCAAAACGGAAAACTCCCAGTCTTTGCTAAATGCAAGAGCAAATCTTATTCAAAGAGCAACTGCAATAAAG ATTCGCTTTAAGATATTAAggaaaactaataaaaagttcCAGACGTTTTTCACAGACCAATGGGCAGATATATGTGACCTATTGGGCAATGAGGCAAATAAGGGCAATGTATTCTGGGATATGTTCTCTGTCTTTATTCTTAAGAACACAAATGTGAATCATTCCTGTCCATATGAG CCGCAGGAGATTTACACCAAAGATTTCATTTTATGCAACCAAGTGggagatattttgccttttcccAAGGGATTCTATCGTTCGGAGTtaacaatttttgcaaatagtgcTAAACGTTGCATGATCAGGGTGGATGGTGAAAAATCTTAA